In Shinella sp. XGS7, a single genomic region encodes these proteins:
- a CDS encoding acyl-CoA carboxylase subunit beta — MHDIQQMLEDKRAKARLGGGQRRIDAQHAKGKLTARERLDVLLDEGSFEEYDMYVTHRATEFGMAEQKVAGDGVVTGWGTINGRQVYVFSQDFTVLGGSLSETHAQKICKIMDMAVRNGAPVIGLNDSGGARIQEGVDSLAGYAEVFKRNVEASGVVPQISVIMGPCAGGAVYSPAMTDFIFMVRDSSYMFVTGPDVVKTVTNEIVTAEELGGARTHTQKSSVADGAYENDIEALEQVRALFDFLPLNNRQKPPLRPFHDDPARLEERLDTLIPDSSNKPYDMKELITALADEGDFFEIQEAFARNIITGFMRIEGETVGVVANQPMVLAGCLDIDASRKAARFVRFCDAFSIPILTLVDVPGFLPGTAQEYGGVIKHGAKLLFAYSQATVPMVTLITRKAYGGAYDVMASKHIGADINYAWPTAEIAVMGAKGATEILYRSELGDAEKIAARTREYEERFANPFVAAERGFIDEVIQPHETRKRICRSLVMLKDKKLENPWRKHGNIPL; from the coding sequence ATGCATGACATTCAACAGATGCTGGAAGACAAGCGCGCCAAGGCGCGGCTCGGCGGCGGCCAGCGCCGCATCGACGCCCAGCACGCCAAGGGCAAGCTGACCGCGCGCGAGCGCCTCGACGTGCTGCTCGACGAGGGCTCCTTCGAGGAATACGACATGTACGTCACCCATCGGGCGACGGAATTCGGCATGGCCGAACAGAAGGTGGCCGGCGACGGCGTCGTCACCGGCTGGGGCACGATCAACGGCCGGCAGGTCTATGTCTTCAGCCAGGACTTCACCGTGCTCGGCGGTTCCCTTTCCGAAACCCATGCACAGAAGATCTGCAAGATCATGGATATGGCGGTGCGCAACGGCGCGCCGGTCATCGGGCTCAACGATTCGGGCGGCGCACGCATCCAGGAAGGCGTGGATTCGCTCGCCGGCTATGCCGAGGTCTTCAAGCGCAATGTCGAAGCCTCCGGCGTCGTGCCGCAGATTTCCGTGATCATGGGCCCCTGCGCAGGCGGCGCGGTCTATTCGCCCGCCATGACCGACTTCATCTTCATGGTGCGTGACAGTTCCTACATGTTCGTCACCGGTCCCGACGTGGTGAAGACCGTCACCAACGAGATCGTCACGGCCGAGGAACTCGGCGGCGCACGCACCCATACCCAGAAATCCTCCGTCGCCGACGGCGCCTACGAGAACGACATCGAGGCGCTGGAACAGGTCCGCGCCCTCTTCGACTTCCTGCCGCTCAACAACCGGCAGAAGCCGCCGCTACGCCCCTTCCACGACGATCCGGCACGCCTCGAGGAACGGCTCGACACGCTCATCCCGGACAGCTCCAACAAGCCCTACGACATGAAGGAGCTGATCACGGCCCTTGCCGACGAGGGCGATTTCTTCGAGATTCAGGAAGCCTTCGCAAGGAACATCATCACGGGCTTCATGCGCATCGAAGGCGAGACGGTGGGCGTCGTCGCCAACCAGCCGATGGTGCTGGCCGGCTGCCTCGACATTGATGCCTCGCGCAAGGCCGCCCGCTTCGTGCGCTTCTGCGACGCCTTCTCCATTCCCATCCTGACGCTGGTCGACGTGCCGGGCTTCCTGCCGGGCACGGCGCAGGAATATGGCGGCGTCATCAAGCACGGCGCCAAGCTGCTCTTCGCCTATAGCCAGGCGACCGTGCCGATGGTGACGCTGATTACGCGCAAGGCCTATGGCGGAGCCTATGACGTGATGGCCTCCAAACATATCGGCGCGGACATCAACTATGCCTGGCCGACCGCCGAGATCGCGGTGATGGGCGCCAAGGGCGCGACCGAAATCCTCTACCGTTCGGAACTTGGCGACGCCGAGAAGATCGCGGCGCGCACCCGGGAATACGAGGAGCGCTTCGCCAATCCCTTCGTCGCCGCCGAGCGCGGCTTCATCGACGAGGTGATCCAGCCCCACGAAACCCGTAAGCGCATCTGCCGCTCCCTGGTGATGCTCAAGGACAAAAAGCTCGAGAACCCGTGGCGCAAGCACGGCAACATCCCCCTCTGA
- a CDS encoding NAD(P)/FAD-dependent oxidoreductase, whose product MGSRLGADGPVAVVGAGVAGCAAALRLAELGVEVDLFEAVAQPQPIGAGLLLQPSGQRVLAHMGLLDGALAHGAKVQRLFGDTPQGRTVLSMSYARHAPDAYGLGLQRGALMGLLWQRVRAAQGLHWRCGEAVQDFAQDARGVQLRGEAGRPLGRDRYAALILANGSFSGLRERLSPALRLRARVFPWGAVWTVLPVPAGFPALELRQRFRSARQMLGLMPVGRNFGEAADAPPGMNLFWSLPLERVEAWSRAGAAELAALKREIAELLPLSAPLLEGLRDPAQLRQARYADVSLRRWHDGRVLAIGDCGHGMSPQLGQGANMALVDAHVLAAEVAAGGERPDWAACFARYSQRRRAHLRFYTQASRGLTPLFQSHQRLGPWLRDTVFGLGRHIPFIDRQSVATLTGLKTGWLYGQLDL is encoded by the coding sequence TTGGGAAGCCGCCTCGGCGCAGACGGGCCGGTGGCCGTGGTGGGCGCCGGCGTGGCCGGCTGCGCCGCCGCTCTGCGCCTGGCCGAGCTGGGCGTGGAAGTCGATCTCTTCGAGGCCGTGGCCCAACCCCAGCCTATCGGCGCCGGCCTCTTGCTGCAGCCCAGCGGCCAGCGCGTGCTGGCCCATATGGGCTTGCTGGACGGCGCGCTGGCGCATGGCGCCAAGGTGCAGCGCCTTTTCGGCGACACGCCGCAGGGGCGCACCGTGCTGTCCATGAGCTATGCCCGCCATGCGCCGGACGCCTACGGCCTGGGCCTGCAGCGCGGCGCTTTGATGGGCCTGCTGTGGCAGCGCGTGCGCGCGGCCCAGGGCCTGCACTGGCGCTGCGGCGAGGCGGTGCAGGACTTCGCTCAGGACGCCCGGGGCGTACAGCTGCGGGGCGAGGCGGGCCGGCCCTTAGGCCGGGACCGCTACGCCGCCCTGATCCTGGCCAATGGCAGCTTCTCCGGCCTGCGCGAGCGGCTCTCACCCGCGCTGCGGCTGCGGGCGCGGGTCTTTCCCTGGGGCGCGGTCTGGACCGTGTTGCCGGTGCCGGCGGGCTTTCCGGCCCTGGAACTGCGCCAGCGCTTTCGTTCGGCGCGCCAGATGCTGGGTCTGATGCCGGTGGGGCGCAATTTCGGCGAGGCCGCGGACGCGCCGCCGGGCATGAATCTGTTCTGGAGTCTGCCGCTGGAGCGGGTGGAGGCCTGGTCGCGGGCCGGTGCGGCCGAGCTGGCGGCGCTCAAGCGCGAGATCGCTGAGCTGCTGCCCCTGAGCGCGCCGCTGCTGGAGGGCTTGCGCGATCCGGCCCAGCTGCGCCAGGCCCGCTACGCCGATGTGAGCCTGCGGCGCTGGCACGACGGCCGGGTGCTGGCCATCGGTGACTGCGGCCATGGCATGAGCCCGCAGCTGGGGCAGGGCGCCAATATGGCCCTGGTGGATGCCCATGTGCTGGCCGCGGAGGTGGCGGCGGGCGGCGAGCGCCCGGACTGGGCGGCCTGCTTCGCGCGCTACAGCCAGCGCCGCCGCGCCCATCTGCGCTTCTACACCCAGGCCAGCCGGGGCCTCACGCCGCTGTTCCAGTCGCACCAGCGCCTGGGCCCCTGGCTGCGCGACACCGTCTTCGGCCTGGGCCGCCATATTCCCTTCATCGACCGCCAGTCGGTCGCCACCCTCACCGGGCTCAAGACCGGTTGGCTTTACGGCCAGCTGGATCTCTGA
- a CDS encoding VOC family protein: protein MSSSPKPYKILGIQQIAIGGPDKAALRKLWVEVLGLQVTGNFVSERENVDEDICAIGQGPHKVEVDLMQPLDPEKKPAVHTTPLNHVGLWVDDLPRAVEWMSANGVRFAPGGIRKGAAGYDICFIHPKSNEEFPIGGEGVLIELVQAPPEVVAALG from the coding sequence ATGAGCAGCTCGCCCAAGCCTTACAAGATTCTCGGCATCCAGCAGATTGCCATCGGCGGCCCCGACAAGGCGGCCCTGCGCAAGCTCTGGGTGGAGGTGCTGGGGCTTCAAGTCACCGGCAACTTCGTTTCCGAGCGCGAGAACGTGGACGAGGACATCTGCGCCATCGGCCAGGGCCCGCACAAGGTGGAGGTGGACCTGATGCAACCCCTGGACCCCGAGAAAAAGCCGGCCGTGCACACCACGCCGCTCAACCATGTGGGGCTGTGGGTGGACGATCTGCCCCGGGCCGTCGAATGGATGAGTGCGAACGGCGTGCGCTTTGCCCCCGGCGGCATCCGCAAGGGGGCGGCCGGCTACGACATCTGCTTCATCCATCCCAAGAGCAATGAGGAGTTCCCCATTGGCGGCGAGGGTGTGCTGATCGAGCTGGTGCAGGCGCCGCCCGAGGTGGTGGCGGCGCTTGGCTGA
- a CDS encoding TIGR03790 family protein: MPPALSCLSPRLRGALFGLLILCAGLGLPARAQSADPPPLRDPSGRALIKLIVFGDFRGLIAAEEGPVGSPGAARLAHRIKRLQEANPLHASISAGNLFGASPLRSARFKDEPTIEIMNNLLLDYAAVGHHELDEGKDELERLQNGRNHTSDLFSGSGRPGDLGGQGWFIGSHAMLLAGNLVDTRSGKPLFSGLHIKDFEVGKLAFIGMAARSSLKRLVPDSTAGLSILDEAGAINALVPKAQAEGARGIVVLAPQPVQTGPASDPCQGMSGPLVDLVAQLDPEIDLLLTAQSQQLFSCLLPNRIGRPLRVISSGALGRQLNEIDLALDPDTGDVAALSLHTHEIGPADPEDPDVQDIVRHYGALAAAQTSAGRMRPDQLGLVVNLDDPYSVEIAAYYAQRRGIPAANIVEVRLPQVPVLSRAAFEPLRQQIQQSLPPTVQGIAMVWRQPYAVDCLSITSVLTMGYGDGIKCDDLRTVEVRNELYRYTGGQPFTVKGLRPSMLLAAHSVASAKALIERGISADFSLPAAHKPGPKVYRLYTWDPARSSARYAGPARGPLDPWGTEAVYDHLASGYTPKPVSHVLIYQTGLTHMDGLGNIGWLPGALADHLTSYGGKLDSPPGSWQMSILDWIESGATASYGTVSEPYAISGKFPDPAAISDGYLGGYTALEAYWQSVLWPLQGVFVGEPLAAPYAPLLQRMPKPYP, from the coding sequence ATGCCTCCTGCCCTCTCCTGCCTGAGCCCGCGGCTGCGCGGCGCCCTGTTTGGCCTGCTGATCCTGTGCGCGGGCCTGGGCCTGCCGGCCCGCGCCCAGAGTGCGGATCCGCCACCGCTGCGCGATCCCAGCGGTCGTGCCCTGATCAAGCTGATCGTCTTTGGCGACTTCCGCGGCCTGATCGCCGCGGAGGAAGGCCCGGTCGGCAGCCCGGGCGCGGCCCGCCTGGCGCATCGCATCAAGCGTCTGCAGGAGGCCAACCCCCTGCATGCGAGCATCAGCGCCGGCAACCTCTTCGGCGCCAGCCCGCTGCGCTCGGCCCGCTTCAAGGACGAGCCCACGATCGAGATCATGAACAATCTGCTGCTCGACTACGCGGCCGTGGGGCACCACGAGCTGGACGAGGGCAAGGACGAGCTGGAGCGCCTGCAGAACGGGCGCAACCACACCAGCGATCTCTTCAGCGGCAGCGGCCGCCCGGGTGATCTGGGCGGCCAGGGATGGTTCATTGGCTCCCATGCCATGCTGCTGGCCGGCAATCTGGTGGACACGCGCAGCGGCAAGCCCCTGTTCAGCGGTCTGCACATCAAGGACTTCGAGGTTGGCAAGCTGGCCTTCATCGGCATGGCGGCCCGCAGCAGCCTCAAGCGCCTGGTGCCCGACTCGACCGCCGGTCTGAGCATCCTGGACGAGGCCGGCGCCATCAATGCCCTGGTGCCCAAGGCGCAGGCCGAGGGCGCCCGCGGCATCGTGGTGCTGGCCCCGCAGCCGGTGCAGACCGGCCCGGCCAGCGATCCCTGCCAGGGCATGAGCGGCCCCCTGGTGGACCTGGTGGCCCAGCTGGACCCCGAGATCGACCTGCTGCTGACGGCCCAGTCACAGCAGCTCTTCAGCTGCCTGCTGCCCAACCGCATCGGGCGCCCGCTGCGAGTCATCTCCTCCGGCGCCCTGGGGCGCCAGCTCAACGAGATCGATCTCGCCCTGGACCCGGACACTGGTGATGTGGCCGCCCTGAGCCTGCACACCCATGAGATCGGCCCCGCCGATCCCGAGGATCCCGATGTGCAGGACATCGTGCGCCACTACGGCGCACTGGCCGCCGCCCAGACCAGCGCCGGCCGCATGCGCCCCGACCAGCTGGGCCTGGTGGTGAACCTGGATGATCCCTACTCGGTGGAAATCGCCGCCTACTACGCGCAGCGCCGCGGCATCCCGGCCGCCAATATCGTCGAAGTCCGCCTGCCCCAGGTGCCGGTGCTGAGCCGCGCGGCCTTCGAGCCGCTGCGCCAGCAGATCCAGCAAAGCCTGCCGCCCACGGTGCAGGGCATCGCCATGGTCTGGCGCCAGCCCTATGCGGTGGACTGCCTATCCATCACCTCGGTGCTGACCATGGGCTACGGCGATGGCATCAAGTGCGACGACTTGCGCACCGTGGAGGTCCGCAACGAGCTCTACCGCTACACCGGCGGACAGCCTTTCACCGTGAAGGGCTTGCGCCCCTCCATGCTGCTGGCCGCCCACAGCGTCGCCAGCGCCAAGGCCCTGATCGAGCGCGGCATCAGCGCCGACTTCAGCCTGCCCGCCGCCCACAAGCCCGGCCCCAAGGTCTACCGGCTCTACACCTGGGACCCCGCACGCAGCAGCGCAAGGTATGCAGGCCCGGCCCGCGGCCCGCTGGACCCCTGGGGCACCGAGGCTGTCTACGACCATCTGGCCAGCGGCTATACGCCCAAGCCCGTCAGCCATGTGCTGATCTACCAGACCGGCCTGACCCATATGGACGGCCTCGGCAATATCGGCTGGCTGCCCGGTGCCCTGGCCGACCACCTGACCTCCTACGGCGGCAAGCTGGACTCGCCGCCGGGTAGCTGGCAGATGAGCATCCTGGACTGGATCGAGTCGGGCGCCACGGCCAGCTACGGCACGGTCTCGGAACCCTATGCCATCAGCGGGAAATTCCCTGATCCGGCGGCCATCTCGGACGGCTATCTGGGCGGCTACACCGCCCTGGAAGCCTACTGGCAGAGCGTGCTCTGGCCGCTGCAGGGCGTCTTCGTGGGCGAACCGCTGGCGGCGCCCTACGCCCCCTTGCTGCAGCGCATGCCCAAGCCCTACCCCTGA
- a CDS encoding tripartite tricarboxylate transporter substrate binding protein — translation MNPKLPLLQRRPLMLLTLGLGLALVGSSAHAAPESAKPWPQRALSWIVPFPAGSATDQMARVLAEHVSKSAGQPVVVDNKPGANGSLGTGAAAKAAPDGYNFLIATSTTHAANASLYRRLPYDPIKDFTPISRLAEIPFIMLVNPAVPADTAEKFVAYAKANPDKLAWGSGSSGSLIPGQAFVHAHKLQMIHVPYKGVQPAMTDAMGGQIQLVFGDLASGVPQVKAGKLRALAVTSAKEHPMLPGVPPMSRGAAPGFEMTAWFAMYAPAGTPEPVLARMNQWVRAALNDKAVQAKLAPSGFELTPSTPAELGVFAAKETLKWAKAVQAAGITPE, via the coding sequence ATGAACCCCAAGCTCCCCCTCCTGCAACGCCGTCCGCTGATGCTGCTGACCCTGGGCCTGGGCCTGGCCCTGGTGGGGAGCAGCGCCCATGCGGCGCCCGAGTCCGCCAAGCCCTGGCCGCAACGCGCCCTGAGCTGGATCGTGCCCTTCCCGGCCGGCAGTGCCACCGACCAGATGGCCCGCGTGCTGGCCGAGCATGTGAGCAAGTCCGCCGGCCAGCCTGTCGTGGTGGACAACAAGCCCGGGGCCAACGGCAGCCTGGGTACCGGCGCCGCGGCGAAGGCCGCGCCCGATGGCTACAACTTCCTGATCGCCACCAGCACCACACATGCGGCCAATGCCTCGCTGTACCGCCGTCTGCCCTATGACCCGATCAAGGACTTCACGCCCATCAGCCGCCTGGCCGAGATCCCTTTCATCATGCTGGTGAACCCGGCCGTGCCGGCCGATACCGCCGAGAAGTTCGTGGCCTATGCCAAGGCCAATCCCGACAAGCTGGCCTGGGGCTCGGGCTCCAGCGGCAGCCTGATCCCGGGCCAGGCCTTTGTGCACGCCCACAAGCTGCAGATGATCCACGTGCCCTACAAGGGCGTGCAGCCGGCCATGACCGACGCCATGGGCGGCCAGATCCAGCTGGTCTTCGGTGATCTGGCCTCGGGCGTGCCCCAGGTCAAGGCGGGCAAGCTGCGCGCCCTGGCCGTGACCTCGGCCAAGGAGCACCCCATGCTGCCGGGCGTGCCGCCCATGAGCCGCGGCGCCGCGCCGGGCTTCGAGATGACGGCCTGGTTCGCCATGTACGCCCCCGCCGGCACGCCCGAGCCGGTGCTGGCCAGGATGAACCAGTGGGTGCGCGCCGCCCTGAACGACAAGGCGGTGCAGGCCAAGCTGGCGCCTTCGGGCTTCGAGCTCACGCCCAGCACCCCGGCCGAGCTGGGCGTGTTCGCCGCCAAGGAAACCCTCAAGTGGGCCAAGGCCGTGCAGGCCGCCGGCATCACCCCGGAGTGA
- a CDS encoding LysR family transcriptional regulator: protein MRLDLTTLNLVLAIEQTRSITRGAEREHLALAAASKRVSDLEARLGVQLFERRARGVEPTEACRALVRHIRSLHASLHALESEVMEFARGIKGHLRIAANAGSIAECLPGDLAAFSQAHPQIRISLEDQTSAEAQAAVAEGRADVAVFTAPLLDNRLQTWIYRPARLAVLVPRAHALARQEAVSFEALLDYDLIGLHAGAAAQELMREQALARGRTLNARLQVRGFDAIAQLVEAGLGVAVLPEAPAERFAKVFEVKRLRLSDDWAQRDYVLGVARQERLPTVVQRFVDALCPGHQEAQALTANIKTTR from the coding sequence ATGCGCCTGGACCTGACCACGCTCAACCTCGTGCTGGCGATCGAGCAGACCCGCTCCATCACCCGCGGGGCCGAGCGCGAGCATCTGGCCCTGGCGGCGGCCTCCAAGCGGGTCTCGGACCTGGAGGCCCGCCTGGGCGTGCAGCTCTTCGAGCGCCGCGCCCGTGGTGTGGAGCCCACCGAGGCCTGCCGCGCCCTGGTGCGTCATATCCGCTCCCTGCATGCTTCCCTGCATGCGCTGGAGAGCGAGGTGATGGAGTTCGCCCGCGGCATCAAGGGCCATCTGCGCATCGCGGCCAATGCCGGCTCCATTGCCGAATGCCTGCCGGGCGATCTGGCGGCCTTCAGCCAGGCCCATCCGCAGATCCGCATCAGCCTGGAAGACCAGACCAGCGCCGAGGCCCAGGCGGCGGTGGCTGAAGGCAGGGCGGATGTGGCGGTGTTCACCGCGCCCCTGCTGGACAACCGCCTGCAGACCTGGATCTATCGCCCGGCCCGCCTGGCGGTGCTGGTGCCGCGCGCGCATGCGCTGGCGCGGCAGGAGGCGGTCAGCTTCGAGGCCCTGTTGGACTACGACCTGATCGGCCTGCATGCCGGTGCCGCGGCCCAGGAGCTGATGCGCGAGCAGGCCCTGGCACGCGGGCGCACGCTCAATGCGCGCCTGCAGGTGCGCGGCTTCGACGCCATTGCCCAGCTGGTGGAAGCGGGCCTGGGTGTGGCCGTGCTGCCGGAGGCGCCGGCCGAGCGCTTCGCCAAGGTTTTTGAAGTGAAGCGGCTGCGCCTGTCGGACGACTGGGCGCAGCGCGACTATGTTCTGGGGGTGGCGCGCCAGGAGCGCCTGCCCACCGTGGTGCAGCGCTTTGTGGACGCGCTGTGCCCGGGCCATCAAGAGGCCCAAGCCCTGACAGCCAATATCAAGACGACGAGGTAA